The sequence below is a genomic window from Caldisericia bacterium.
TTCTTCTCAATTCTATAAACTGCCCTTGATGCTTTTGTTTCATTTCCTGCTAAATCCACTGCTTTTATTTCAAATTTGTTATAACCAAGTGTTAATGGAAAATCTTTAAAGAAAGTGCCATCATCCCTCACTTTTACTTCAATACCATTTATAAACAATTTAACATTTTTTTCTGTTGTTCCTGAAATTGTAAAAGATTCAGTTGATACTTTATATACTGATGGTATATTTAGTGTTAAAAATGGAGGTGTTGTGTCTCTTATAATTTTTATTGAATAATCTTTTCTATTTCCTGCTTTATCAATTGAGACAAATTTAAAAATGTTATCTCCCTCATTCAACTTTACAAAAACCTTAAATGAACCATCTTCTTTAACATCAATATCTTTGCCATCTAACAAAACTTTTGCTCCTATTTCTGTTTTTCCTTCAATAAAAAGTTCTATTTTGTTTGTTATAAATTCACTTTCAACATTAAAAATAATTTCTGGTGGAATTGTATCTATTTTTATAGAAAATTTAATTTCAATTTCTTTATAATCATCAAATGAGTAAATTTTTATTTTATCAACTATTTTATCTCCCTCATTAAAAATTGATGTATCAATTGTTCCTTCAATCTCTTCCTCTCCATTAAATTCATATTTATTTAGTTTTATATAATTTGGAGTAATAATTTTTCCACTGCCTTTAACTATAAATTTAAAATTTATTATTTCTCCCTTTTCTATTTCACCAAAATCAAAATTTTTATCGCTTAGTTCAATTTGAGAAAATTTTATAACTTGAATTCTATGATTAAATGTATCAGCAACATAAATTATTCTATCTTTAACAAAAATTCCTTCTGGTCTTAGAAATTTCCCTTGATCCTTTTTATAAAAATTCTCATCAAAATTTTGTGTTATAAATCTTAAAAAAGGGCCTCCTCTCTCTCCAAATGATCTTGTATAAATTCCATCAAGAGTAAAGAAATCTAGTCTCCCTCCTTCACTTAAAACAACAATTTCACTTTCACTATATCTTGCAATTGAAACTGGATAAGATAAAATCTCTTTTCCAAAACTTTTTATAAATTTGCCATTTTTATCAAAAATATGAACCCTATTTCCATATGTATCACAAACATAGACTCTATTTATATCATCAAGAACAATTATTCCTTTTGGACCATATCCAGAGACACCATATTTATCAATAGTCATAGAGGAAGTTTTTGTAAATTGACCATCTCCTGAACCTATTCCACCAAATTTAAATTTAAACTTTCCATTTTCATCAAAAACCTGAACTCTTGCATTATAATCAGTTACATAAGACCAATTATCACTTCCAATTGCAATAGAAAGTGGATACATAAACTCTCCATTAGCTCCACCCATTCTTCCAAATGATCTTAAATATTTTCCATCTTTATCATAAACTTCTACAACATGACTTCCAGTATCAAGAACAAAAATCTCATCCTTTGAGTTTACTGCTATTCCAAGTGGATATTGAATTTTTCCTGGTGCAGCACCAAAAGATGAGAAACTTTTTAGATAGTTACCATCTTTATCAAAAAGAGAAATTGTTGATGTTCCAGAATTAGCAACAACAATTGTTCCATCACTTAAGGCTGCAATACTTTGAGGAAAATAAAGTGGAGATTTGACATCTTCTCCAATTTTATTTATGATGTTTCCATTTAAATCAAGTATATATATTTTTTCATCTTGAGAGTTTGAGATTATCATATAATTTTCAAATTTTTCTATACACTCAGGTTTTCCAAAATTTTCTTTGACTTTTTTTATAAATTTTCCATTTCTATCAAAAATTTGAACTCTTCCAGTGCAACTCTCAACAATCCACAAATTCCCATTTTTATCAAATGAAAAAGAGTTTGGACAATATAAATTTCCATCTTGAGTTCCAACTGTTCCAAAATCAAAAAGGTAATTTCCTTTTAAGTTAAAAACTTGAACTCTTGCATTTCCAGAATCAAGAACATAAACTTTATCTTCAAAGATCTCTATATCAAGTGGTGTCTTAAACTCTTTTTTTCCGCTTCCACTTTTTCCAATTATCATTTTGAGTTCATTATCAATTGAAAAAACTTTTACTGTATCATCACCTCTATCTGTAATCCAGAGGTTAAAATTTGAATCCATTGCAATTGAAGTTGGCATCATTTTTGGATATTCAATGAAGAAACCTGCAAAATCTCCATTATGTCTAAAAACTTTTACTTTACTTGAAGTAAGATCGCAAACATAAATGTAATCTTCATCAACAAAAAGAGATGAAGGATTAACAAAAGTGTTTAAAGATTCTCCAAAACCACCAAAACTTAAAAGAAGATTAAAATCTTTATCAAAAACAAGAACCCTAAAGTGCATTGAATCAAGAACAAAAAATTTCTCATTGAAATATTTTATATCTTTAACAGAATAGAAATTTTTGTTCCCTGGTCCATATCCTAAAACTTTAATATTATCCTGTGAAAAAGATTTTTCAAACTTTACTACACTAAATAATAAAGATAAAATAATAAAGATAAAAATTATTTTTCTCATATTTTTAATTTTATCAAAATATCAAAAACAAAAATATCTTTAAAATTTTTAATTTAAACCCTCTAATAATTCTCTACCTAAATCTCTTGACTTAATTAAACTTAAATTTATTGAGGATATTTCATTTATCTCAACTTGAAATATAAGATTTTCCTTATTAATTATGAAATTTTCATTATAAATTTTTAAAATAAAAATTTTTTCATCTTTTTCTAAATCAAAAACATGTAAATAATATTGTTTATCAAATTCTTCACTGTAAAAAAGTAAATTTTCTAAAATATAAATTTTCTTAGGCACACCAATTAACTTAATCTCTTCTAATAATTTGCCTTCATTAGTAGAAAGAATTAGTATTGAGTTATGAGAATTTATTCCGATGTATTTTTCTGTAGCCCATAATAAGGAAAAAGATTCATTTAAGTTTTTTTTCCATAAAATATCACCGTTTAGATTAAAGAGAAAAATCTTGTTATTTAAATAGAAAAGGATTTTATCTTTTGAAAATGAAAAAAAATTATGAACCAAGTTTATATTTTTACCACTTTCATCAATTTTAATAATCTCCTTTCTTGAGATAAGTTGACCATTTTTACTATCTATTTTAATAAGAAAAAGCTTATTATTATAAATTTGTAAAAAGAAAAGAGAAGAACCGCTTGAATTAATGAAATATAGTAAATCTCCATTAAAAGTAACTTTCCATTTTATACTTCCACTATTCAAATCAAGATAAGAAATATCAAATTCTTTCAAATCTTTACAATTAGGGTATATACCTATTGCAAAATTAGAATTTAGAGGAAGATAATTTAAATATTTAGAAACTGGATTTAATTCTGAATCAAATACAAAAAGATTACAGTTTGTTTGAATAAATAATTTTTCATCATATACATTTATATCTCTTATTTTTAGACAGATTTCATTTTTAATTTTTGTATATTTTGATCTCTCTAAATCTTTATTTATATCCTCTGGAAGAGGTATCATATCTTTTATTTTTGGTGGGTTTGGGAAATCTCCAAAAGAAGGGTTATAAAATAAAGAATCTGTTTCTTTTGTAAGTTTTTCATTTTTTTCACATACTCCATTTATATTATAAATAAACCATCTATCATTAATTTTTTTTAATAGATATGTATTATAAGTGTGGATAGAGGAAAGATGGATTCCTGGTATATATTTACAAGGAAAAATCCATTCAGGAGGTATTTCTTCAAAAGGAAAATCAACTTCTTCTACTTCATATTTTTTTAAATATAACTCTTCAATATAAAAGCAAGCCAAATCTTTCTTTTCATATTCACCATAAAATCGTAAAAAGATTTTAAATTCAGAAGAAGAATTTGATATATCATCTACCCAAGAAATTTCAAGAAAATTTTCTTTCAATTCATTTATAATATTATCAATTAATTTTTGATTGATGAAAATTTCTTTAAAAGTTTCTTTAATTTTCTCCTTCCTTTTTTCAAATGTTTTAAAACAGTGAGATTTTAAAAGATATTCTTTTGCTTTTAAATATAAATTTATAATCTCCTTTGGTGAATATTTTATATTCTTATCTAATTCGATAATATCATTATCCTCCTCTTTGCATGGAAGATTATTTGTATCGATTTCTTTTAGATTAATCTTTGAAATTAATTCACCATTTTTAGAATTTAAAATCAAAATTTGAGAATCATTTGTTTTTAAATATACTTTATTATTAAATATTTTAATTAGAGAGATATTTTCATTAAATTCTTTAGAAAAAAGAGTTGGGACCTTTTTTAATTCAAAAATATGCTCATTTTTGCCAAAATTAGAAATTTTTAGTATTTTTCTTAATGTAAAATAATTTTCTTTCTCTATTTCAATTTGATATTCTCCTGGGAAAAGATTAATATTAATTGGGGTTTTTCCTTTATATTGTGAGTTAATATATAACATAGCATTTGATGGTATTGTATCTATTTTCAACTTTGTCTCTTTTTTACATCCATTAGTAACTAATCCCATTAACCCCAAAATAATCAAACATATTAATATCTTTTTCATTTAACCTCCTTTTTAATTATATAAACTTAAAATTTTACTTTATGGACAAACAGATGAACTATGGCATCCACACTCACAATAACTACAACCTCTTGGATCTTGGACAAAATAACAACCATAAAGATATGGATCTTTTGAAATACCATTTTGTATCATTTCAAAATGTAAATGAGGTCCTTCTGAATTACCAGTATTATCAGATTTAGCAATATATTGACCAGCATTAATAAAATATGGAGGATTTAATATTGGTACACTATTTTGTGCAAGATGAGCATAAAGTATTTCCCAAGAATTATCCTCATATCTTAATATTTTTATTCTATTTCCATATGGTCCATAATCACCATATTGATTATTTGGTACTGATTGTATACATTCAATTATATAACCTGTAAATCCAGCATATAAATTTGTGCCTGTTGGACATGTAAAATCTGTACCCTTATGACCATTATAACTACAATAACCACCCCTATAATCTTTATAATTAGAAGTTGTGTCATTATCAAAATAATAAC
It includes:
- a CDS encoding 6-bladed beta-propeller, producing MRKIIFIFIILSLLFSVVKFEKSFSQDNIKVLGYGPGNKNFYSVKDIKYFNEKFFVLDSMHFRVLVFDKDFNLLLSFGGFGESLNTFVNPSSLFVDEDYIYVCDLTSSKVKVFRHNGDFAGFFIEYPKMMPTSIAMDSNFNLWITDRGDDTVKVFSIDNELKMIIGKSGSGKKEFKTPLDIEIFEDKVYVLDSGNARVQVFNLKGNYLFDFGTVGTQDGNLYCPNSFSFDKNGNLWIVESCTGRVQIFDRNGKFIKKVKENFGKPECIEKFENYMIISNSQDEKIYILDLNGNIINKIGEDVKSPLYFPQSIAALSDGTIVVANSGTSTISLFDKDGNYLKSFSSFGAAPGKIQYPLGIAVNSKDEIFVLDTGSHVVEVYDKDGKYLRSFGRMGGANGEFMYPLSIAIGSDNWSYVTDYNARVQVFDENGKFKFKFGGIGSGDGQFTKTSSMTIDKYGVSGYGPKGIIVLDDINRVYVCDTYGNRVHIFDKNGKFIKSFGKEILSYPVSIARYSESEIVVLSEGGRLDFFTLDGIYTRSFGERGGPFLRFITQNFDENFYKKDQGKFLRPEGIFVKDRIIYVADTFNHRIQVIKFSQIELSDKNFDFGEIEKGEIINFKFIVKGSGKIITPNYIKLNKYEFNGEEEIEGTIDTSIFNEGDKIVDKIKIYSFDDYKEIEIKFSIKIDTIPPEIIFNVESEFITNKIELFIEGKTEIGAKVLLDGKDIDVKEDGSFKVFVKLNEGDNIFKFVSIDKAGNRKDYSIKIIRDTTPPFLTLNIPSVYKVSTESFTISGTTEKNVKLFINGIEVKVRDDGTFFKDFPLTLGYNKFEIKAVDLAGNETKASRAVYRIEK
- a CDS encoding PEGA domain-containing protein, giving the protein MKKILICLIILGLMGLVTNGCKKETKLKIDTIPSNAMLYINSQYKGKTPININLFPGEYQIEIEKENYFTLRKILKISNFGKNEHIFELKKVPTLFSKEFNENISLIKIFNNKVYLKTNDSQILILNSKNGELISKINLKEIDTNNLPCKEEDNDIIELDKNIKYSPKEIINLYLKAKEYLLKSHCFKTFEKRKEKIKETFKEIFINQKLIDNIINELKENFLEISWVDDISNSSSEFKIFLRFYGEYEKKDLACFYIEELYLKKYEVEEVDFPFEEIPPEWIFPCKYIPGIHLSSIHTYNTYLLKKINDRWFIYNINGVCEKNEKLTKETDSLFYNPSFGDFPNPPKIKDMIPLPEDINKDLERSKYTKIKNEICLKIRDINVYDEKLFIQTNCNLFVFDSELNPVSKYLNYLPLNSNFAIGIYPNCKDLKEFDISYLDLNSGSIKWKVTFNGDLLYFINSSGSSLFFLQIYNNKLFLIKIDSKNGQLISRKEIIKIDESGKNINLVHNFFSFSKDKILFYLNNKIFLFNLNGDILWKKNLNESFSLLWATEKYIGINSHNSILILSTNEGKLLEEIKLIGVPKKIYILENLLFYSEEFDKQYYLHVFDLEKDEKIFILKIYNENFIINKENLIFQVEINEISSINLSLIKSRDLGRELLEGLN
- a CDS encoding peptidoglycan DD-metalloendopeptidase family protein — encoded protein: MKKMTFFTILLMFISIFIINNVTSIVQITYEQSPCPSAPVFNPTNGGTYTIKYKITDPPKYVSAYIVNFDKNQIRKTFYTNLYITNSNEQTITWNGRSDSGNIVANGQYYFKIESRSTQGGSVLSTIYARVSVNGGSGGFIYNPFHWCNFHIVPGYYFDNDTTSNYKDYRGGYCSYNGHKGTDFTCPTGTNLYAGFTGYIIECIQSVPNNQYGDYGPYGNRIKILRYEDNSWEILYAHLAQNSVPILNPPYFINAGQYIAKSDNTGNSEGPHLHFEMIQNGISKDPYLYGCYFVQDPRGCSYCECGCHSSSVCP